Proteins from a genomic interval of Streptomyces fodineus:
- a CDS encoding MAB_1171c family putative transporter: MSDLLAYLIAGLLLIQAGLRAKSAVRGHKRDRSLWGAFVAFAAAWLSRTTAGYAVLDSLDLPDLAYFVKHVLSIIGICVILRYVTAVYRTAGPDGERSRAIRLSAIVHRVATRASVATVLVMAVIFFFLLGKPDTATPYFMERHRGEAALAVYMGLFYLYSGVAAAVCAVQWGGAVKDAPFRSLRNGLRMMSTAMVITTIYSVLRIAFLFVITFSQVSDGTEHTQEMVTDTLLYMCFLFWGLGAIAPATHAARERYHALRSLVVLNPLWRQLALRFPDAVRHRPSTFFTRITAKAARLDTVRDLLFSPDPSLPARLDRFAMDIRDVIFLLRQHAPDDLAERAFARAEADLRPQHATEVQAEALWIRAALAMADEPKHEPAGVSAPYPFAPGATPREEVTHLRDLASAYRLTTPADAQSLLICQPTGRS; this comes from the coding sequence ATGTCCGACCTCCTGGCCTACCTCATCGCGGGCCTGCTCCTCATACAAGCCGGCCTGAGAGCCAAGTCGGCCGTCAGGGGCCATAAACGGGACCGGTCGCTGTGGGGAGCCTTCGTGGCCTTCGCCGCCGCCTGGCTGAGCCGCACCACCGCGGGATATGCGGTGCTGGACAGCCTTGACCTGCCCGACCTGGCCTACTTCGTGAAGCACGTACTGTCGATCATCGGCATCTGTGTCATCCTCCGCTACGTCACGGCGGTCTACCGCACCGCCGGCCCGGACGGCGAGCGGTCCCGTGCCATCCGGCTGTCCGCCATCGTCCACCGCGTCGCCACCCGGGCTTCGGTGGCCACCGTCCTGGTGATGGCGGTGATCTTCTTCTTCCTCCTGGGCAAGCCCGACACCGCCACCCCCTACTTCATGGAGCGGCATCGCGGCGAGGCGGCCCTCGCCGTATACATGGGCCTGTTCTACCTGTACTCCGGCGTCGCGGCCGCGGTGTGCGCGGTGCAGTGGGGAGGTGCCGTCAAGGACGCACCGTTCCGCTCCCTGCGCAACGGCCTGCGGATGATGTCAACCGCCATGGTCATCACGACGATCTACTCGGTGCTCCGCATAGCCTTCCTCTTCGTCATCACCTTTTCCCAGGTTTCCGACGGCACGGAACACACCCAGGAGATGGTGACCGACACCCTCCTGTACATGTGCTTTCTGTTCTGGGGTCTCGGTGCCATCGCCCCGGCGACACACGCCGCACGCGAGCGGTACCACGCCCTGCGCAGCCTCGTCGTCCTCAATCCGCTCTGGCGACAGCTCGCACTGCGCTTCCCGGACGCCGTCCGGCACCGCCCCAGCACCTTTTTCACCCGCATCACAGCGAAGGCGGCACGACTCGACACCGTCCGCGATCTGCTCTTCAGCCCGGACCCGTCACTGCCGGCCCGCCTGGATCGATTCGCCATGGACATCCGCGATGTGATCTTCCTGCTGAGACAGCACGCGCCTGACGACCTCGCCGAGCGCGCCTTCGCGCGCGCCGAGGCCGACCTCAGGCCCCAGCACGCCACCGAGGTGCAGGCCGAAGCGCTCTGGATCCGCGCCGCACTGGCCATGGCCGATGAGCCCAAGCACGAGCCGGCCGGCGTGAGCGCGCCATATCCCTTCGCCCCAGGGGCTACGCCGCGCGAGGAGGTCACGCACCTGCGGGACCTGGCCTCCGCCTACAGGCTCACGACCCCCGCCGACGCCCAGAGCCTGCTCATCTGCCAGCCCACCGGCCGCAGTTGA
- a CDS encoding alpha/beta fold hydrolase — protein sequence MTVTAASFVYNAVTAGRAAPPRGLRYVQAADIRTRYQTWGTAGPPVVLVHGAFESVDTWSRLAPLLARDHRVYALDLTGDGYSERHGPYTVGHFTRQLLGFLDAMHLGGPGERPLLVGHSSGAAVVTEAALRSPGRLGGVMLLDGDALDTGAGPPPALKYVLIDPYRTSLLRLGLGIDALIRSVYDAQCGPACPRLDAAGLDQWRHPLRVPGAESALWSMLAAGVPGLPADQVARLARVRLPKSVVFGAQDDVFTRQTPQETARRIGAPPATLIPGARHLTMISSPEAVATAVDRLTAASIAASS from the coding sequence GTGACCGTCACGGCGGCCTCGTTCGTCTACAACGCCGTCACGGCCGGGCGTGCCGCACCACCGCGCGGGCTCAGGTACGTACAGGCCGCCGACATCCGCACGCGCTACCAGACCTGGGGTACGGCGGGCCCACCGGTCGTCCTGGTGCACGGTGCCTTCGAATCCGTGGACACCTGGTCGCGCCTTGCCCCGCTGCTCGCCCGCGACCACCGGGTGTATGCGCTCGATCTGACGGGCGACGGATACAGCGAGCGTCACGGCCCGTACACCGTCGGCCATTTCACCCGGCAGCTGCTGGGCTTCCTGGACGCCATGCACCTCGGCGGACCGGGCGAGCGCCCGCTGCTGGTGGGGCACTCCAGCGGAGCCGCCGTGGTCACCGAGGCGGCGTTGCGGTCCCCTGGCAGGCTGGGGGGTGTGATGCTCCTCGACGGCGACGCCCTCGACACGGGTGCCGGGCCGCCGCCCGCTCTCAAGTACGTGCTGATCGACCCGTACCGCACCAGCCTGCTGCGGCTCGGGCTCGGCATCGACGCGTTGATCCGCAGCGTGTACGACGCCCAGTGCGGGCCTGCCTGTCCGCGCCTGGACGCCGCCGGTCTGGATCAGTGGCGCCACCCGCTGCGGGTGCCGGGCGCGGAGAGCGCGCTCTGGAGCATGCTGGCCGCCGGGGTGCCGGGGCTGCCGGCGGACCAGGTGGCTCGGCTCGCCCGGGTGCGCCTGCCCAAGTCGGTGGTGTTCGGTGCCCAGGACGACGTGTTCACCCGGCAGACGCCCCAGGAGACCGCCCGGCGCATCGGCGCACCACCCGCGACGCTCATCCCGGGCGCCCGGCACCTGACGATGATCTCCAGCCCGGAGGCGGTCGCGACGGCCGTGGACAGACTTACGGCGGCATCGATCGCGGCATCTTCGTGA
- a CDS encoding Na+/H+ antiporter produces the protein MTGLTVVLLLVVLATAVATGARRWSLPAPSLLVIAGLAVGLMPWVPEVRLPPQVINVLVLPPLLYASAGEISVRDLRAVWRPVSGLVFGLVLASAIVVAYVAAAITPLTAATALILGSVLASTDPVAVTALGRRLSLPPRVQALVQAESLFNDATSLVLYKVAVVTAVTGSAISVPGTALQFLILAGGGALMGAAVATVVTLIRRRTDDPMLETVIALVTPYASYVIAEQSRTSGVTAVIVAGVVLGSTGHKLGNAPVRLQVHAVYDTVTFLLESVVFALIGLELPSAVRHLARDEHGWPLWVPVIAFTLLAIRLLWIFPLSALIHHRHRIGENRLSWRVPAVLSWAGTRGVMPLAAALSIPLLTHSGAPLPHRALILTLTTGTIALTLIFQGFTLAPVVRRSGIALEPEHTAREEARTRRHIAHAALEELKQLGDLDELTDLGAAAEAALKQARRHLEARIHQVEDAHYSDPDARPADAYREIRRTLIAIEAAELQHLYEENKISNATRRRIQHELDLEEASLRPRD, from the coding sequence ATGACCGGCCTGACCGTTGTCCTCCTGCTCGTGGTCCTGGCCACAGCCGTGGCGACCGGTGCCCGGCGCTGGAGTCTGCCCGCTCCGTCACTCCTCGTGATCGCCGGTCTGGCCGTGGGGCTGATGCCCTGGGTTCCCGAGGTTCGTCTGCCGCCTCAAGTGATCAACGTGCTGGTGCTGCCTCCGCTGCTCTACGCCTCGGCCGGGGAAATCTCCGTCCGCGACCTGCGCGCCGTGTGGAGACCTGTGAGCGGATTGGTGTTCGGTCTGGTCCTCGCCTCGGCCATCGTCGTCGCGTACGTGGCCGCCGCGATCACTCCGCTCACCGCCGCGACCGCGCTCATCCTCGGCTCCGTCCTGGCCAGCACCGACCCCGTGGCCGTCACCGCGCTCGGCCGACGGCTGTCTCTCCCACCGCGCGTGCAGGCCCTGGTGCAGGCGGAAAGCCTGTTCAACGACGCCACGTCGCTGGTCCTGTACAAGGTCGCCGTGGTCACCGCGGTCACCGGCAGCGCCATCAGCGTGCCCGGGACCGCCCTGCAGTTCCTGATCCTCGCAGGCGGCGGAGCCCTCATGGGTGCGGCGGTCGCGACGGTGGTGACCCTGATCCGCAGACGGACCGACGACCCCATGCTGGAGACCGTCATCGCATTGGTCACTCCATACGCCTCCTACGTCATCGCGGAGCAGTCGCGGACCTCCGGCGTGACCGCCGTCATCGTGGCCGGGGTCGTCCTCGGCAGCACCGGCCACAAGCTCGGCAACGCCCCCGTCCGCCTCCAGGTCCACGCCGTCTACGACACCGTGACCTTCCTGCTGGAGAGCGTCGTCTTCGCCCTGATCGGCCTCGAGCTCCCCTCGGCCGTCCGCCATCTCGCGCGCGACGAGCACGGCTGGCCGCTGTGGGTGCCGGTGATCGCCTTCACCCTGCTGGCGATCCGGCTGCTGTGGATCTTCCCGCTGTCCGCCCTGATCCACCACCGGCACAGGATCGGCGAGAACCGCCTCTCCTGGCGCGTCCCGGCCGTCCTGTCCTGGGCGGGCACCCGGGGCGTCATGCCGCTGGCCGCCGCCCTCTCCATCCCCCTGCTCACCCACTCAGGGGCGCCGCTGCCGCACCGGGCGCTCATTCTCACGCTCACCACCGGGACCATCGCGCTCACCCTCATCTTCCAGGGATTCACCCTGGCCCCTGTGGTCCGCCGCTCCGGCATCGCTCTGGAACCGGAACACACCGCTCGCGAGGAGGCGCGGACCCGCCGGCACATCGCCCACGCCGCTCTCGAAGAGCTCAAGCAGCTTGGCGACCTGGATGAGCTCACCGATCTGGGTGCCGCCGCGGAGGCCGCGCTGAAACAGGCCCGCCGTCATCTGGAAGCGCGCATCCACCAGGTTGAAGACGCCCACTACAGCGACCCGGACGCCCGTCCCGCCGACGCCTACCGCGAGATTCGCCGGACACTCATCGCCATCGAGGCGGCCGAGCTCCAGCACCTCTACGAAGAGAACAAGATCAGCAACGCCACCCGGCGCCGGATCCAGCACGAACTCGACCTCGAAGAAGCCAGCCTCCGCCCCCGCGACTGA
- a CDS encoding PucR family transcriptional regulator yields MSQPDAARDGAMRLAARLEPRVNQLARAVVERQRTEVPGFDLLPGEMRDVEIAATARHAIRGFLRHAQGLPDTGNAVLRERAAQRAEEGLPLVQLLRGYHVGAEVLLDALSESARPGEEAALQSLTRMQLTALQATVENITEAYLACLADQQGAARQLARALIRGDEPEEVAARYGLSLESGYLVLSVRAPEPRTPLAARRLLRRTLARLAPLAQGRVLSLPDERGGCLLLPSRTALDAVAGRLSSRVPTAPIVGAATADTPEEVPAAAERARRIAAVADKPGLYRLRDVLLDYHLSGAADSATELGALLEPLDRRPGLTATVAAFLDCDFDRRRTAQALDVHPNTVDNRLARVTELTGIDPHTARGVQLFGAALALHRLAGRACR; encoded by the coding sequence ATGTCACAACCAGACGCTGCGCGAGACGGCGCGATGCGCCTGGCCGCACGCCTCGAACCGCGGGTCAACCAGCTGGCCAGGGCCGTCGTGGAACGTCAGCGAACCGAGGTGCCCGGCTTCGATCTCCTGCCCGGCGAGATGCGGGATGTGGAGATCGCGGCGACCGCCCGCCACGCGATACGTGGATTCCTCCGCCATGCGCAAGGCCTGCCGGACACCGGCAACGCGGTGCTGCGGGAACGCGCCGCCCAGCGCGCCGAGGAAGGCCTTCCCCTGGTGCAGTTGCTCAGGGGGTACCACGTCGGTGCCGAGGTGCTGCTGGACGCGCTGAGCGAGTCGGCCCGTCCGGGCGAGGAGGCGGCACTGCAGTCCTTGACCCGGATGCAGCTCACCGCGCTCCAGGCCACCGTCGAGAACATCACGGAGGCGTACCTCGCGTGCCTCGCCGACCAGCAGGGGGCGGCACGGCAGCTGGCCCGGGCACTCATCCGTGGTGACGAGCCCGAAGAGGTCGCCGCCCGTTACGGGCTGTCCCTGGAATCCGGTTACCTCGTGCTCAGTGTGCGGGCCCCCGAACCCCGGACACCGCTGGCCGCACGCAGACTGCTGCGTCGGACGCTCGCCCGGCTCGCCCCTCTGGCCCAGGGCCGCGTTCTCAGCCTGCCGGACGAACGCGGCGGCTGCCTGCTGTTGCCCTCCCGGACCGCACTGGACGCCGTAGCCGGGCGGCTCTCCTCCCGTGTTCCGACAGCGCCGATCGTGGGTGCCGCGACTGCGGATACTCCCGAGGAGGTCCCCGCAGCGGCCGAACGAGCACGCCGCATCGCAGCCGTCGCGGACAAGCCCGGCCTGTACCGGTTGCGGGACGTGCTGCTCGACTACCACCTGTCGGGAGCCGCGGACAGCGCGACCGAACTGGGTGCCCTGCTGGAACCGCTGGACCGCCGACCCGGCCTGACCGCGACCGTGGCCGCCTTTCTCGACTGCGACTTCGACCGGCGCCGTACGGCTCAGGCACTTGACGTGCACCCCAACACGGTCGACAACCGCCTGGCTCGTGTGACCGAGTTGACCGGCATCGACCCGCACACCGCCCGCGGCGTCCAACTCTTCGGTGCCGCGCTGGCCCTGCACCGGCTCGCCGGCCGGGCCTGCCGGTAA
- a CDS encoding alkyl sulfatase dimerization domain-containing protein: protein MSFSLTDYADRVWHGAVDDSIVHAGRAGSGVIEVVDGVGWYPGFGNVITFRTDGEVILFDTGNPLAAGDLHQAVRAWSRLPVTTAVFSHGHIDHVFGMGPFDAENAPRPTVLAHERVGERFDRYLLTGGYNTVVNQRQFQAPVLTWPTQYRRPDLTYREALTLTRGELTFELFHVRGETDDATVAWIPEHRILCPGDMFIWVTPNCGNPQKVQRYPREWALALRRMAALGAEIMLPSHGAPVFGADRIHLALTETAEWLESLVRQTLDGLNSGARLDDLVHSVRPPAHLADRVYLQAKYDEPEFIVRNLWRRYAGWYDGNPAHLKPAPESRLATALADLAGGAAALSDAARRYADAGELRVAGHLAEFAVQAAPDDATVHAARADINQARAESESSLMAQGIFTWAAAESRERCDGKP, encoded by the coding sequence ATGAGCTTCTCCCTCACCGACTACGCGGACCGGGTCTGGCACGGCGCCGTCGACGACAGCATCGTCCATGCCGGGCGGGCGGGCTCCGGCGTCATCGAGGTGGTCGACGGCGTCGGCTGGTACCCCGGCTTCGGCAATGTCATCACCTTCCGCACGGACGGCGAGGTCATCCTGTTCGACACCGGCAACCCGCTGGCCGCCGGCGACCTCCACCAGGCCGTCCGTGCCTGGAGCCGGCTCCCGGTGACCACCGCCGTCTTCTCGCACGGTCACATCGACCATGTCTTCGGGATGGGTCCCTTCGATGCGGAGAACGCGCCGCGCCCGACCGTGCTCGCCCACGAACGGGTCGGGGAAAGGTTCGACCGCTACCTGCTGACGGGCGGTTACAACACGGTCGTCAACCAACGGCAGTTCCAGGCACCGGTTCTGACCTGGCCGACTCAGTACCGCAGGCCCGACCTGACGTACCGGGAGGCGCTCACCCTGACGCGCGGTGAGCTGACCTTCGAACTCTTCCACGTCCGGGGCGAGACCGACGACGCGACCGTCGCCTGGATCCCCGAACACCGCATCCTGTGCCCCGGCGACATGTTCATCTGGGTGACCCCCAACTGCGGCAACCCGCAGAAGGTGCAGCGCTACCCACGGGAGTGGGCGCTCGCGCTGCGCCGTATGGCGGCTCTGGGCGCGGAGATCATGCTGCCCTCGCACGGGGCACCGGTGTTCGGCGCCGACCGGATCCACCTGGCACTCACCGAGACCGCGGAATGGCTGGAGAGTCTGGTCCGGCAAACGCTGGACGGACTCAACTCCGGTGCCCGGCTGGACGATCTGGTCCACTCCGTACGTCCGCCCGCCCATCTGGCCGACCGCGTGTACCTGCAAGCCAAGTACGACGAACCCGAGTTCATCGTGCGCAACCTGTGGCGGCGCTATGCCGGGTGGTACGACGGCAACCCCGCGCACCTCAAACCGGCTCCCGAGAGCCGGCTCGCCACCGCGCTGGCGGACCTCGCGGGCGGTGCGGCAGCCTTGTCGGATGCCGCCCGGCGTTACGCCGACGCGGGCGAACTGAGGGTCGCCGGCCACCTCGCGGAGTTCGCCGTACAGGCCGCCCCGGACGACGCCACGGTGCACGCCGCACGCGCCGACATCAACCAGGCACGTGCCGAGTCCGAGTCCTCCCTGATGGCCCAGGGCATCTTCACCTGGGCCGCGGCCGAGTCACGAGAACGGTGCGACGGCAAACCCTGA
- a CDS encoding SpoIIE family protein phosphatase, translating into MCRCGAESRTRTPGAEEKFRGLLEAAPDAMVIVDDAGAIRLVNAQTEALFGYRREELLGRPVELLVPGRFRTHHTEHRNAYAHNQQVRPMGAGLELYGLRKDGTEFPVEISLSPLETADGLLVSAAVRDVSERKAAEERFRGLLEAAPDAMVIVDDAGAIRLVNAQTEALFGYRREELLGRPVELLVPGRFRTHHTEHRNAYAHNQQVRPMGAGLELYGLRKDGTEFPVEISLSPLETADGLLVSAAVRDVSERKAAEERINELAALVESSQDAILAKTLDGHITYWNAAAQRLYGFAASEVLGRHVSVLAPPERDHEVIALLERLREGEKVEHFETLRVTKAGTLLDVDVTLWPTRAHNGAIVGACAIVRDISDRKRAEAELTELYEQQRHIALTLQRSLMGTPPAIPGLTTASRYRPATQGAGVGGDWFDLIPLGAGRVGVLIGDVMGRGLEAAAVMGQLRSAAHALAKTGLQPRQLMQAMEAVVADLDVPDQLVTCCYLTIAADAGEVTICSAGHLPVLVTVPGESTQTLPAPVNAPLGVGGVIYEQCCTTIARGAILVLYTDGLIETPGTDIEDQLIQLLATLDKLATTAPDLETAADHVLSTMLPDADGHDDVTLLLTRLPEAPLATAAMDLPSVPESVPAGRDFLDKTLSAWGCTNRTDNARLLLSEILTNSVQHAEGPITLHLCRTDTDLTVEISDRSPHLPQPRVAAEDDECGRGLLLVRALADAWGVRPTDEGKTTWFGLKL; encoded by the coding sequence ATGTGCCGGTGCGGCGCCGAGAGCCGGACACGTACACCGGGAGCAGAGGAGAAGTTCCGCGGCCTGCTGGAGGCGGCGCCGGACGCGATGGTCATCGTCGACGACGCCGGAGCGATCCGGCTCGTCAACGCCCAGACCGAAGCACTCTTCGGCTACCGCCGCGAAGAACTCCTCGGCCGCCCCGTCGAACTCCTCGTCCCCGGCCGCTTCCGCACCCACCACACCGAACACCGCAACGCCTACGCCCACAACCAACAGGTCCGCCCCATGGGCGCCGGACTCGAACTGTACGGACTACGCAAAGACGGCACCGAGTTCCCCGTCGAGATCAGCCTCAGCCCCCTCGAAACCGCCGACGGCCTCCTCGTCTCCGCCGCCGTACGCGACGTCAGCGAACGCAAAGCCGCCGAGGAAAGGTTCCGCGGCCTGCTGGAGGCGGCGCCGGACGCGATGGTCATCGTCGACGACGCCGGAGCGATCCGGCTCGTCAACGCCCAGACCGAAGCACTCTTCGGCTACCGCCGCGAAGAACTCCTCGGCCGCCCCGTCGAACTCCTCGTCCCCGGCCGCTTCCGCACCCACCACACCGAACACCGCAACGCCTACGCCCACAACCAACAGGTCCGCCCCATGGGCGCCGGACTCGAACTGTACGGACTACGCAAAGACGGCACCGAGTTCCCCGTCGAGATCAGCCTCAGCCCCCTCGAAACCGCCGACGGCCTCCTCGTCTCCGCCGCCGTACGCGACGTCAGCGAACGCAAAGCCGCCGAAGAGCGCATCAACGAGCTCGCCGCGCTCGTGGAGTCCTCGCAGGACGCCATCCTCGCCAAGACCCTTGACGGTCACATCACCTACTGGAACGCCGCGGCCCAGCGGCTGTACGGGTTCGCGGCGTCCGAGGTGCTGGGGCGGCACGTGTCCGTTCTGGCACCGCCCGAGCGGGACCACGAGGTCATCGCACTCCTGGAACGGTTGCGCGAGGGCGAGAAGGTCGAGCACTTCGAGACACTGCGCGTCACCAAAGCCGGCACGCTGCTGGACGTGGACGTGACCTTGTGGCCGACCCGTGCGCACAACGGGGCGATCGTCGGGGCCTGCGCGATCGTCCGGGACATCAGCGACCGGAAACGTGCCGAGGCGGAGTTGACGGAGTTGTACGAGCAGCAGCGGCACATCGCCCTCACGCTGCAGCGCAGTCTGATGGGCACCCCGCCCGCCATCCCGGGCCTCACCACCGCCAGCCGCTACCGGCCGGCGACACAGGGCGCCGGAGTCGGTGGTGACTGGTTCGACCTGATCCCGCTGGGCGCCGGCCGGGTCGGTGTGCTGATCGGCGATGTGATGGGCCGGGGACTGGAGGCCGCAGCCGTCATGGGCCAACTCCGTTCCGCCGCACACGCATTGGCGAAGACCGGGTTGCAGCCCCGGCAGCTGATGCAGGCCATGGAAGCCGTGGTCGCCGACCTCGACGTCCCCGACCAACTGGTCACCTGCTGCTATCTGACCATCGCCGCCGACGCGGGCGAGGTGACCATATGCTCGGCCGGGCACTTGCCGGTTCTTGTCACCGTTCCCGGTGAAAGCACCCAGACGCTTCCCGCGCCGGTGAACGCGCCCCTCGGCGTCGGCGGCGTGATCTACGAACAGTGCTGCACGACGATTGCCCGCGGCGCCATCCTCGTGCTCTACACGGACGGTCTGATCGAGACCCCGGGCACCGACATCGAGGACCAGCTCATCCAGTTGCTGGCCACCCTGGACAAGCTCGCGACCACGGCTCCCGACCTGGAAACCGCCGCCGACCACGTCCTGTCGACCATGCTCCCGGACGCCGACGGCCACGACGACGTCACGCTCCTGCTGACCCGGTTGCCCGAGGCTCCGCTGGCCACGGCCGCGATGGACCTGCCCTCGGTGCCGGAGTCCGTTCCGGCGGGCCGCGACTTCCTCGACAAGACGCTCAGTGCCTGGGGCTGCACGAACCGCACGGACAACGCACGCCTCCTGCTCTCCGAGATCCTCACCAACTCCGTCCAGCACGCGGAGGGCCCGATCACCCTGCACCTGTGCCGCACGGACACCGACCTCACCGTGGAGATCAGCGACCGCAGCCCCCACCTGCCCCAGCCGCGTGTCGCGGCCGAGGACGACGAGTGCGGCCGCGGCCTGCTCCTCGTCCGCGCCCTTGCCGACGCCTGGGGCGTCCGGCCCACGGACGAGGGCAAGACGACCTGGTTCGGCCTCAAGCTGTGA
- a CDS encoding SDR family oxidoreductase: protein MEAADQGVTAAGAGVADGDAPLAGCAALVTGASSGIGAATALSLARQGAAVAVVARRTGRLEDLATVIRERGGSCRVLTADLGDAAQARRAIEDAVDCFTRLDVLVNNAGYVAMGTIGEGDPAEWERMVDLNFNAVLHLSQAALPHLLRAAANGPRGVADLVNVSSVGGRVVRRNNGVYSATKHAVGAFSEALRQEVTGRGIRVGLIEPGMTMTEMAAGPGAAAARGLPQNAWLDAEDIARAITFMITQPPHVAVNEIMVRPTAQEH from the coding sequence GTGGAAGCGGCTGATCAGGGCGTTACGGCGGCAGGGGCCGGCGTCGCCGATGGCGATGCGCCATTGGCGGGGTGTGCGGCGCTGGTGACGGGTGCGTCCAGCGGCATCGGTGCGGCCACCGCCCTGTCGCTGGCGCGGCAGGGCGCCGCCGTGGCAGTGGTCGCCCGCCGTACGGGGCGGCTGGAGGACCTGGCCACAGTGATCCGTGAGCGGGGTGGCTCGTGCAGGGTACTCACCGCTGACCTTGGAGACGCGGCGCAGGCACGTCGGGCGATCGAGGACGCCGTGGACTGCTTCACGCGGTTGGACGTGCTCGTGAACAACGCCGGTTACGTAGCCATGGGCACCATCGGGGAGGGCGACCCCGCGGAGTGGGAGCGGATGGTCGATCTCAACTTCAACGCTGTCCTGCACCTGTCGCAGGCAGCGTTGCCCCACCTGCTCCGCGCGGCGGCGAACGGCCCGCGTGGGGTCGCTGATCTTGTGAACGTCAGCTCGGTCGGGGGCCGGGTGGTGCGCAGGAACAACGGTGTCTATTCGGCGACCAAGCACGCGGTGGGCGCGTTCAGCGAGGCCCTGCGGCAGGAGGTGACGGGAAGGGGTATCCGGGTGGGGCTGATCGAGCCGGGTATGACGATGACAGAGATGGCGGCCGGCCCCGGGGCCGCTGCCGCCCGTGGCCTGCCGCAGAACGCCTGGCTGGATGCCGAAGACATCGCCCGGGCCATCACCTTCATGATCACTCAGCCGCCGCATGTCGCAGTCAACGAGATCATGGTCCGCCCCACGGCCCAGGAACACTGA
- a CDS encoding L,D-transpeptidase yields MAGVFGGVLALTALGGTSNAATSGNGTGNHPKPQAQVDQTGAQDASDARIRITPVQGAYDIGINGPVKVTVSNGKLTKVTMTAVATGTEIPGTLAADGTSWTPNGPLQRASEYQIAAEAADAKGRSVTGTATITTVAPANDFIGHLSPEDGSTVGVGMPVTVGFDKAISDKAAVESEIQVSSSSGQRVVGHWFNDDRLDFRPENHWKPGSTVTVKLTRHGIQKTVTFKIGRSQISTVDARTKQMSVVRDGKTIRTIPISSGSPEHPTYNGQMVISEKFRHIHMNGASVGLKKKDGKPAYDIKDVPHAMRLTDSGTFIHGNFWGADSIFGKVNASHGCVGLKDVEGGGDGKQPAAWFFDNSMIGDVVIVKNSADKTMLAPDNGLGDWNMPWAEWVSGSAIH; encoded by the coding sequence ATGGCCGGCGTATTCGGCGGCGTACTCGCACTCACGGCCCTCGGCGGTACCAGCAACGCTGCCACCAGCGGCAACGGCACCGGGAATCACCCGAAACCGCAGGCGCAGGTAGATCAGACGGGCGCCCAGGACGCTTCCGACGCCCGAATAAGGATCACTCCCGTGCAAGGTGCCTACGACATCGGGATCAACGGCCCCGTCAAGGTCACCGTGAGCAACGGAAAGCTCACCAAGGTGACTATGACCGCCGTCGCGACCGGTACCGAGATTCCGGGCACCCTGGCCGCGGACGGCACGTCCTGGACGCCGAACGGCCCGTTGCAGAGGGCCAGTGAATATCAGATCGCCGCAGAGGCCGCGGACGCCAAGGGCCGCTCCGTCACCGGGACTGCCACGATCACCACGGTCGCCCCGGCCAACGACTTCATCGGGCACCTCTCCCCCGAGGACGGCTCGACCGTCGGTGTGGGCATGCCGGTGACGGTCGGCTTCGACAAGGCGATCAGCGACAAGGCCGCCGTGGAGTCGGAGATCCAGGTCAGCTCCAGCAGCGGGCAGCGGGTCGTCGGTCACTGGTTCAACGACGACCGCCTGGACTTCCGCCCCGAGAACCACTGGAAGCCCGGCTCCACCGTCACCGTCAAGCTGACCCGCCACGGCATCCAGAAGACGGTCACGTTCAAGATCGGCCGGAGCCAGATCAGCACCGTCGACGCCAGGACGAAGCAGATGAGCGTCGTACGGGACGGCAAGACGATCAGGACCATCCCGATCTCGTCCGGAAGCCCCGAGCATCCGACGTACAACGGTCAGATGGTCATCTCCGAGAAGTTCCGGCACATCCACATGAACGGTGCGAGCGTCGGCCTCAAGAAGAAGGACGGCAAGCCCGCGTACGACATCAAGGACGTACCGCACGCCATGCGCCTGACCGACTCGGGCACGTTCATCCACGGCAACTTCTGGGGTGCCGACTCGATCTTCGGCAAGGTCAACGCCAGCCACGGCTGCGTGGGCCTGAAGGACGTCGAGGGTGGCGGCGACGGCAAGCAGCCCGCCGCGTGGTTCTTCGACAACTCGATGATCGGTGACGTCGTGATCGTCAAGAACTCCGCGGACAAGACCATGCTGGCCCCGGACAACGGCCTCGGCGACTGGAACATGCCGTGGGCCGAGTGGGTCTCGGGCAGCGCGATCCACTGA